One window of Alteromonas sp. LMIT006 genomic DNA carries:
- the bfr gene encoding bacterioferritin has product MKAANGINAILNKVLTSELTSINQYFLHARMYKNWGFNQLNDAEYKKSIKDMKQADALIERILFLEGLPNLQALGKLYIGEQPEEMLSCDKRFQSEHIALVREAIEQCENVQDFVSRDLLVENLEYEEEYLDYLDTQAQQIDDMGLALYLQAQI; this is encoded by the coding sequence ATGAAAGCAGCAAATGGCATCAACGCCATATTGAACAAAGTACTCACATCAGAACTCACCTCTATCAACCAGTACTTTTTGCATGCTCGTATGTATAAGAACTGGGGCTTTAATCAATTAAATGATGCTGAATACAAAAAGTCGATTAAAGACATGAAGCAAGCAGATGCGCTGATCGAGCGTATCCTGTTTCTGGAAGGATTGCCAAACTTACAAGCCTTAGGCAAGCTTTATATTGGTGAACAACCAGAAGAGATGCTCAGCTGTGATAAGCGTTTTCAAAGCGAGCATATCGCACTAGTCAGAGAGGCTATTGAACAATGTGAAAATGTGCAAGATTTTGTTTCACGAGATTTGTTAGTAGAAAATCTTGAATATGAAGAAGAGTATCTTGACTACTTAGACACGCAAGCGCAACAAATTGACGATATGGGACTGGCCCTATATCTACAAGCACAAATATAG
- a CDS encoding cbb3-type cytochrome c oxidase subunit 3, with protein MDQGIIGSIFTVIVFIAFIGVVYWAFSKRNKDRFEEAANLVFDDEEPKQNRDNQESNK; from the coding sequence ATGGATCAAGGAATTATCGGCAGTATTTTTACTGTCATCGTCTTCATCGCTTTCATTGGGGTTGTGTATTGGGCATTTAGTAAGCGCAATAAAGACCGCTTTGAAGAGGCTGCAAATCTAGTGTTTGACGATGAAGAGCCTAAACAGAATCGAGATAATCAGGAGTCAAACAAATGA
- the ccoN gene encoding cytochrome-c oxidase, cbb3-type subunit I, whose product MSANTQVQPDYNYKVVRQFTVMTVIWGIVGMSVGLLIAAQLFAPALNFDIPYLTYSRLRPLHTNAVIFAFGGCALFATSYYIVQRTCQVRLFSDKLAAFTFWGWQAVIVLAAITLPMGLTSSKEYAELEWPIDILIALVWIAYIINFFGTMIIRKTSHIYVANWFLGAFMLTVAVLHIGNSMSIPVSFTKSYSLYAGAVDAMMQWWYGHNAVGFFLTAGFLGMMYYFIPKQAGRPVYSYRLSIVHFWALISLYIWAGPHHLHYTALPDWTQSLGMVMSIILFVPSWGGMINGIMTLSGAWHKLRTDPILRFLIVSLSFYGMSTFEGPMMAIKTVNALSHYTDWTIGHVHSGALGWVAMVSIGSIYHLVPILFGQPKMYSTSLVNVHFWLATIGVVIYIVAMWMSGVLQGLMWRAVNSDGTLTYSFVESLEASYPFYVMRFIGGAFVVTGMLVMAYNCYKTIRAPKVAVATDSAVATA is encoded by the coding sequence ATGAGCGCTAATACTCAAGTACAGCCGGATTACAACTACAAAGTTGTACGGCAATTCACAGTGATGACTGTGATTTGGGGGATCGTGGGCATGTCTGTGGGCTTATTAATTGCAGCGCAATTGTTTGCTCCGGCTTTGAACTTTGATATCCCTTACCTCACCTATTCACGATTACGTCCATTGCACACCAATGCGGTTATTTTTGCATTTGGCGGTTGTGCATTGTTCGCTACCTCCTATTACATTGTGCAACGTACGTGTCAGGTTCGCTTATTTTCTGACAAACTCGCAGCGTTCACCTTCTGGGGTTGGCAAGCTGTTATCGTCTTAGCTGCGATCACATTACCTATGGGTTTAACATCGTCTAAAGAATATGCCGAGCTTGAGTGGCCGATTGATATTCTGATTGCTCTAGTATGGATTGCTTATATCATTAATTTCTTCGGTACGATGATCATTCGCAAAACCTCTCATATCTACGTTGCTAACTGGTTCTTGGGCGCGTTTATGTTAACCGTTGCCGTATTGCATATTGGTAACTCAATGTCTATCCCAGTATCATTTACCAAGTCATATTCACTTTATGCTGGTGCTGTGGATGCAATGATGCAATGGTGGTACGGACATAATGCTGTAGGTTTTTTCTTGACTGCTGGTTTCTTGGGTATGATGTATTACTTTATCCCGAAACAAGCTGGTCGCCCGGTATATTCTTACCGCCTTTCTATCGTCCACTTTTGGGCATTAATTTCGTTATACATATGGGCTGGCCCTCACCACTTGCACTACACTGCTTTACCTGACTGGACACAGTCTTTAGGCATGGTGATGTCAATTATCTTATTCGTACCTTCCTGGGGTGGTATGATCAACGGTATCATGACGCTATCAGGTGCGTGGCATAAACTTCGTACTGACCCTATTTTACGCTTCTTGATCGTTTCTTTGTCATTTTACGGTATGTCTACATTCGAAGGCCCAATGATGGCAATCAAAACCGTAAACGCATTATCACATTATACTGATTGGACCATTGGTCATGTTCACTCTGGTGCGTTAGGCTGGGTTGCTATGGTATCCATAGGATCAATCTACCACCTAGTGCCAATTTTGTTTGGTCAACCCAAAATGTATAGCACCTCACTCGTTAATGTGCATTTCTGGTTAGCGACTATTGGTGTAGTCATTTATATCGTTGCAATGTGGATGTCGGGTGTTTTACAAGGATTAATGTGGCGCGCAGTGAATTCAGATGGCACGCTTACTTATAGCTTTGTTGAGTCTCTAGAAGCTTCTTATCCATTCTACGTCATGCGTTTCATCGGTGGTGCTTTTGTGGTAACGGGTATGCTTGTTATGGCTTATAACTGTTACAAGACCATCCGAGCGCCTAAAGTAGCAGTGGCTACTGACAGTGCCGTAGCAACCGCGTAA
- a CDS encoding ABC transporter permease, whose protein sequence is MNGWFTAFIAINQRELIRFWHNRSRLLSALVRPLLWLLVFAVGFRSVLGVSIMPPYETYILYQEYIVPGLCAMIVLFNSMQNSLSMVYDREMGSMKVLLMSPYPSSFLLFAKLFASAVLSLLQVLIFIALCFLVDVDISLTGIVFAIPAVFMTAFFLGALGIILANFIKQLENFAGIMNFVIFPMFFMSSALYPLWKIRESSEWLYWICFYNPFTHGVELIRFALYQQLNSSALLVIISITLACSIVALMTFRGHKHA, encoded by the coding sequence ATGAATGGATGGTTTACAGCCTTTATCGCGATTAATCAACGAGAGTTAATTCGTTTTTGGCACAACCGGTCTCGCTTACTCAGTGCGTTGGTACGCCCCCTACTTTGGCTACTTGTTTTTGCCGTGGGTTTTCGCAGTGTCTTGGGGGTATCAATTATGCCTCCATACGAGACTTATATTTTGTATCAAGAATACATTGTTCCTGGTTTGTGCGCCATGATTGTGCTGTTTAACAGTATGCAAAATTCACTTTCTATGGTGTATGACCGTGAAATGGGCAGTATGAAAGTCCTGTTAATGAGCCCTTATCCCAGCAGCTTTTTATTGTTTGCTAAACTGTTTGCCAGCGCCGTATTGTCTTTGTTGCAAGTGCTGATTTTTATCGCCCTGTGTTTTTTGGTCGATGTAGACATCAGTTTGACAGGCATAGTATTCGCGATACCCGCTGTTTTTATGACGGCATTTTTTCTTGGTGCCCTTGGGATCATTTTGGCAAACTTCATCAAACAACTGGAGAACTTTGCTGGCATCATGAACTTTGTCATTTTTCCCATGTTTTTTATGTCCAGTGCTCTTTATCCTTTATGGAAAATTCGAGAATCAAGTGAATGGTTATACTGGATTTGTTTCTACAATCCTTTTACTCATGGCGTCGAATTGATTCGCTTTGCGTTATATCAACAGCTCAATAGCTCAGCATTATTGGTTATTATTAGTATCACTCTAGCGTGTAGCATTGTGGCACTAATGACCTTTCGCGGACACAAACACGCATAA
- a CDS encoding SDR family oxidoreductase: MQSFYQNKVAVITGAASGMGRSYAMQLTKLGAHVIITDVDSAGLDETATLVEKINGKPCIKMLMDVSKNKDWQALKTLTLDTHGHCDILINNAGIEGATVPVWASSISQIKQTMDVNFMGVVYGVRQFLPLLVKRKEANIINVSSIFGLIGSPNASDYCASKFAVKGYSEALMVELAHVHPHVSVHVVHPGGVDTNIARSAKSEKFKAKFLTTPSNEMVDYVLAEVVSGNPRIVYGNQAKRTYWASKLLSLPKLVKMIGKSMYKIADPADYDPNHKGFR; this comes from the coding sequence ATGCAATCGTTTTACCAAAATAAGGTCGCCGTCATTACTGGCGCGGCATCGGGCATGGGACGTAGCTATGCCATGCAATTGACCAAACTAGGTGCGCATGTGATCATCACTGATGTCGACAGTGCAGGTTTAGATGAAACCGCGACTTTGGTCGAAAAAATCAACGGCAAACCTTGCATTAAGATGCTCATGGATGTCAGCAAAAACAAAGACTGGCAAGCTTTAAAAACACTCACTTTAGACACGCATGGTCATTGTGATATTTTGATTAATAATGCCGGAATTGAGGGCGCAACAGTTCCGGTTTGGGCTTCTTCAATCAGTCAAATTAAACAGACCATGGATGTGAATTTCATGGGCGTTGTATATGGTGTAAGACAGTTTTTACCTTTATTGGTCAAACGCAAAGAAGCGAATATTATTAATGTGAGCAGTATTTTTGGTTTGATAGGTTCGCCCAATGCTTCAGATTATTGCGCCAGCAAATTTGCTGTAAAAGGCTATTCTGAAGCACTTATGGTGGAACTCGCACACGTACATCCTCACGTAAGCGTTCATGTTGTGCATCCTGGTGGCGTCGATACCAATATTGCACGCTCTGCCAAAAGCGAAAAATTCAAAGCGAAGTTCCTAACGACCCCAAGCAATGAAATGGTTGATTATGTGCTTGCCGAAGTCGTCTCGGGTAATCCTCGCATCGTTTATGGTAACCAAGCTAAACGCACGTATTGGGCATCTAAACTCTTATCACTTCCTAAATTAGTAAAAATGATTGGTAAAAGTATGTATAAAATCGCCGATCCTGCAGACTATGATCCAAACCACAAGGGGTTTCGCTAA
- the bfr gene encoding bacterioferritin has translation MQGKQVIIDALNTLLSYELAAMDQYFIHSQMYEDWGYTKLYERINHEFDDEKGHATLLIQRMLFLEGQPDMVTRTGYQLGHTVPEMLESDLRVEYEVAEKLRETVALCEKERDYVTRDMLMTLLEDTEMDHAHWLEQQLNLIKTLGLENYLQSQL, from the coding sequence ATGCAGGGCAAACAAGTAATTATTGATGCACTAAACACATTGTTATCGTATGAATTGGCTGCAATGGATCAGTATTTTATTCATTCACAAATGTACGAAGATTGGGGCTATACCAAACTCTATGAGCGAATTAATCATGAATTTGACGATGAAAAAGGACACGCTACGTTATTAATTCAGCGCATGCTGTTTTTAGAAGGTCAACCGGACATGGTGACTCGGACTGGCTATCAATTAGGCCACACTGTACCCGAAATGCTCGAAAGTGACTTGCGTGTTGAGTATGAAGTTGCAGAAAAGCTTCGTGAAACCGTTGCATTATGCGAAAAAGAACGTGATTATGTGACTCGAGACATGCTCATGACCTTGCTAGAAGATACCGAAATGGATCATGCTCATTGGTTAGAGCAGCAACTCAACCTAATTAAGACGCTTGGCCTTGAAAACTATTTGCAAAGCCAACTTTAA
- a CDS encoding NAD(P)/FAD-dependent oxidoreductase has product MPHQSIIIGTGFAAIIAAIELKRKGWHDFVMLERRKFAGGTWQQNRYPGAAVDVHSPLYSLAGKPYPWTQMFAKQSELAQYTQELLDEHGLSSHIRLNANVKNAQWDEQNQLWQVEIDEGEFIQGQFLLNCTGALSTPVIPEFEGLSSLKVPYFHTNQWPDNLDLRGKRVAIIGSGASATQVIPAIQPEVEHLHVFQRTPHWVIPRNDIKFPKWFQSCLRIAPVYNAIRWSLYWYNEIRFLGFKHIPVLLKLLGEWPAKRLLRKHIQDPELRAKLTPDFTIGCKRIILSNTLYPALASENVTLHDKHDGVSVFYEQGIETVQGERLDFDAVVFATGFNAADGLVSYDIVGRNDVKLTQVWNDYAHAYLGTTVPQFPNLFIFNGPNTGIGHTSALFVLESQIQYVSQAIESVLSRQKRSIEVTREAETQYNQMLDKAMRQTVWSWGGCKSWYQNAHGKVVALLPTFTFIFRRWCKAFKSEHHHYH; this is encoded by the coding sequence ATGCCCCATCAATCTATTATCATTGGCACTGGTTTTGCTGCGATCATTGCCGCTATTGAGTTAAAACGCAAAGGCTGGCACGATTTTGTGATGCTTGAACGACGCAAGTTTGCTGGGGGCACCTGGCAACAAAATCGCTATCCTGGTGCCGCAGTAGATGTACATTCACCTTTGTATTCCCTAGCCGGGAAACCGTACCCTTGGACACAGATGTTTGCCAAGCAAAGTGAACTGGCACAATACACACAAGAACTGCTAGACGAGCATGGTCTCAGCTCTCATATTCGGCTCAATGCAAATGTTAAAAACGCACAATGGGATGAGCAAAACCAACTCTGGCAGGTCGAGATAGATGAAGGTGAATTCATCCAAGGGCAATTTCTACTAAACTGCACTGGGGCGTTATCTACCCCAGTTATTCCTGAATTTGAAGGGTTGTCATCATTAAAAGTTCCCTACTTTCATACCAATCAATGGCCTGATAATCTCGATTTACGAGGGAAGCGAGTGGCGATCATTGGCTCTGGTGCCTCAGCCACGCAAGTCATACCTGCAATACAACCTGAAGTTGAACACTTGCATGTCTTTCAACGAACCCCGCATTGGGTGATCCCTCGAAATGATATCAAATTTCCCAAGTGGTTTCAGTCGTGTTTGCGCATTGCACCTGTCTATAATGCCATTCGCTGGAGTTTGTATTGGTATAACGAGATACGCTTTTTGGGATTCAAACACATACCTGTTTTGTTGAAACTTCTTGGTGAGTGGCCAGCAAAACGATTGTTGCGTAAACACATACAAGATCCCGAGTTGCGGGCCAAACTAACGCCTGATTTTACTATTGGATGTAAGCGGATTATTTTATCCAACACCCTCTATCCAGCATTAGCTTCAGAAAATGTCACATTACATGATAAACACGATGGGGTTAGCGTTTTTTATGAGCAGGGTATCGAGACCGTGCAAGGGGAAAGACTCGATTTCGATGCTGTGGTGTTTGCCACAGGATTTAATGCGGCAGACGGCTTAGTCTCATATGACATTGTCGGTCGCAATGATGTCAAACTAACTCAAGTCTGGAACGACTATGCCCATGCTTATCTTGGGACAACGGTACCTCAATTTCCTAACCTATTCATATTTAACGGCCCGAATACCGGCATTGGCCATACCTCGGCGCTCTTTGTACTCGAGTCGCAAATACAGTACGTTAGCCAAGCGATTGAATCGGTGTTATCGCGACAAAAAAGATCCATTGAGGTGACCAGAGAGGCAGAAACCCAATACAATCAAATGCTGGATAAAGCCATGCGACAAACCGTCTGGTCGTGGGGCGGCTGCAAAAGCTGGTACCAAAATGCGCATGGCAAGGTCGTTGCATTATTACCCACGTTTACATTTATCTTTAGACGCTGGTGCAAAGCCTTTAAATCTGAGCATCATCATTATCACTAA
- the ccoO gene encoding cytochrome-c oxidase, cbb3-type subunit II, producing the protein MKNPHELIEKNVGLLTVLILFAIALGAMAQITPLMFQQQTMEPVKGLRPYTALELEGRDIYIREGCVGCHSQMIRPFRAETERYGHYSVAGESVWEHPFLWGSKRTGPDLARVGGRYSDEWHRVHLINPRDVVPESNMPGYPWLEDTVLDGNLTAKKMEVFRGFGVPYTDEDIANAQAEVAGKTEIEALIAYLQQLGTHLK; encoded by the coding sequence ATGAAAAATCCACATGAGTTAATTGAAAAAAATGTTGGTCTGCTAACCGTCTTGATTTTGTTCGCTATTGCCTTAGGCGCAATGGCTCAAATCACTCCTTTGATGTTTCAGCAACAAACCATGGAACCAGTGAAAGGACTGCGCCCTTACACTGCGTTAGAATTAGAAGGTAGAGATATCTATATTCGCGAAGGTTGTGTTGGCTGTCACTCACAGATGATCCGCCCATTCCGTGCTGAAACAGAGCGCTATGGTCATTATTCTGTTGCCGGTGAGTCGGTTTGGGAGCACCCTTTCTTATGGGGCTCAAAACGTACCGGTCCTGACTTGGCTCGCGTTGGCGGTCGTTATTCCGATGAATGGCATCGCGTGCATTTAATCAACCCGCGTGATGTGGTTCCAGAATCCAATATGCCTGGTTATCCTTGGTTAGAAGATACGGTATTAGACGGTAACTTGACGGCTAAAAAAATGGAAGTGTTCCGTGGTTTTGGGGTCCCTTACACCGATGAAGACATCGCTAATGCACAAGCTGAAGTCGCAGGTAAAACTGAAATAGAAGCTCTTATAGCGTACCTTCAACAACTTGGAACTCATTTAAAATAA
- a CDS encoding PQQ-dependent catabolism-associated beta-propeller protein, producing the protein MNAANKLLLTCSISFTLFSASTYAEPELAYVTNEKDDTISVINLDSYEVVKTIAVGERPRGFIFNQDHSLAYICASDSDRIQILDTKTDQIIGELPSGDDPETIALHPNDNIMYTANEDDALLTVIDIPSKQVITQIDVGVEPEGLAVSNAGDIVVVTSETTNMVHWINTDTNQNYANSIVGARPRSAYFTKDDSKLWVSAEIGGTVHVFDVATTTEIKQINFAIKGIHKDRIQPVGIVLLKDEPYAFVALGPSNHVAVINTETYEVEDYILVGRRVWQLAFDGDESRLLTTNGVSSDVSVIDTQSHKVIKTIKVGRFPWGVAVK; encoded by the coding sequence ATGAACGCTGCCAATAAACTACTTCTCACCTGTTCGATCAGCTTCACCTTATTTTCGGCGTCAACCTATGCAGAGCCAGAACTTGCGTATGTCACCAATGAAAAAGACGATACGATTTCAGTGATTAATTTGGATTCTTATGAAGTGGTAAAAACTATTGCTGTGGGCGAACGTCCACGGGGATTTATCTTTAACCAAGACCATTCTCTTGCGTATATCTGTGCTTCTGATTCGGATCGGATACAAATTTTGGATACCAAAACTGATCAAATAATTGGCGAACTTCCCTCAGGTGATGATCCAGAAACGATTGCACTTCACCCCAATGACAATATTATGTATACCGCAAATGAAGATGATGCATTGCTAACCGTTATTGATATTCCTTCCAAACAAGTCATTACTCAAATTGATGTCGGAGTTGAGCCAGAGGGATTGGCTGTAAGTAATGCAGGAGATATCGTTGTTGTCACTTCAGAGACAACTAATATGGTGCACTGGATAAACACCGATACCAACCAAAACTATGCAAACTCTATTGTAGGTGCACGTCCTCGCTCTGCGTATTTTACCAAAGACGATTCCAAACTATGGGTCAGTGCTGAAATTGGTGGTACAGTGCACGTGTTTGATGTGGCGACAACCACTGAGATTAAGCAAATCAACTTTGCCATTAAAGGCATACACAAAGACCGGATCCAACCAGTTGGTATTGTGCTGTTAAAAGACGAGCCCTATGCCTTTGTTGCGCTGGGACCATCTAATCACGTTGCGGTCATTAATACTGAGACCTATGAGGTAGAAGATTATATCCTAGTCGGTCGCCGTGTCTGGCAGTTAGCCTTTGATGGGGATGAATCAAGATTGTTAACCACAAATGGTGTGAGCAGTGACGTCTCGGTGATTGATACACAATCTCATAAAGTCATTAAAACCATTAAGGTTGGACGCTTTCCCTGGGGTGTGGCCGTAAAATAA
- a CDS encoding cation:proton antiporter family protein codes for MDFVILLVAFVCGFAAKLLNTPPLIGFLAAGFILNALGYSNSDTLQMIADLGITILLFTIGLKLHLKDLIARTVWLSGLSHTVIWLTLLSAMIFVLGNVLMIEVLETSLTTAALISFALSFSSTVCVIKILDEAGETKTRHGKLAIGILVIQDILAVLFLVISTGKIPSIYALGLFLLIPCQPLIHKLLFKSGHGELLPLTGFIFAFGAYALFELVGVKGDLGALIAGVLLASHAKANELSKALYGFKDLFLVGFFLTIGLSAMPTFDMLAIALFLCVFLLVKFALFFGLFIAMRLRARTAFLTSLLLSNFSEFGLIVGAVAVSSALLEPDWLVIIAIAASLSFVFSSLLYKQSHRFYTSYKELLKRFEHPTPLAQDIYPQLSCGKVLIVGMGRVGKGAFKSLHSQMGNAVWGMDSDPQKTKSLAKLGKNVMVGDGEDIDLWENLDVRQLELVLIALPSIEDTANVTAQLKRIQYTGKIAAIARYEDEVEPLIEHGVDKVFNFFTEAGLGFAEESMSWAGLNEQSN; via the coding sequence ATGGATTTTGTCATATTGCTGGTCGCATTTGTTTGTGGCTTTGCAGCAAAGCTATTAAATACCCCTCCCCTAATTGGTTTTCTTGCAGCTGGTTTTATTTTGAATGCCTTAGGGTATAGCAACAGTGACACGCTGCAGATGATTGCCGACTTGGGTATCACTATTTTGTTATTTACAATTGGTCTGAAGCTTCATCTTAAGGATCTTATCGCTCGGACGGTGTGGCTGTCTGGGTTGTCACATACTGTAATCTGGTTAACATTACTCAGCGCAATGATCTTTGTCTTAGGCAATGTACTGATGATCGAAGTGTTAGAAACGTCTCTAACAACTGCTGCATTAATTAGTTTCGCCCTGAGTTTCAGCAGCACGGTATGCGTCATCAAAATTTTGGATGAAGCAGGTGAAACGAAAACCCGGCACGGCAAATTGGCCATTGGAATTTTGGTTATCCAAGATATCTTAGCCGTATTATTTTTAGTGATTAGTACAGGGAAAATACCCAGTATATATGCTCTTGGTCTCTTTTTACTGATCCCATGCCAGCCGCTTATTCACAAACTTTTGTTCAAGTCAGGACACGGTGAATTACTTCCTTTGACTGGGTTTATTTTTGCTTTTGGGGCCTATGCACTATTCGAACTCGTCGGTGTGAAAGGCGATCTCGGTGCACTGATTGCTGGGGTTTTACTGGCTTCTCACGCCAAAGCCAATGAATTATCCAAAGCGCTTTACGGATTTAAAGATCTATTTTTGGTTGGGTTCTTCTTAACCATAGGGTTAAGTGCAATGCCAACGTTCGACATGCTGGCCATAGCGCTGTTTTTGTGTGTGTTCTTATTGGTTAAATTTGCGCTGTTTTTTGGTTTATTCATCGCGATGCGTCTGCGTGCTAGAACGGCATTCTTAACGTCCTTGTTATTGTCTAATTTCTCTGAATTTGGACTCATTGTGGGGGCTGTAGCGGTTTCTTCAGCATTACTCGAACCGGATTGGCTTGTTATTATTGCCATTGCAGCATCGTTAAGCTTTGTTTTCAGTAGTTTGTTGTACAAGCAATCACATCGTTTTTATACTTCTTATAAAGAGTTATTGAAACGCTTTGAGCATCCAACGCCTCTGGCTCAAGATATTTACCCGCAACTGTCTTGTGGCAAAGTATTAATCGTTGGTATGGGTCGAGTTGGTAAAGGGGCGTTTAAATCATTACACTCCCAAATGGGCAACGCGGTATGGGGGATGGACTCTGACCCGCAAAAAACCAAATCGCTAGCCAAACTAGGTAAAAATGTCATGGTCGGTGACGGTGAAGACATCGACTTATGGGAGAATTTAGACGTGCGTCAACTCGAATTAGTCTTGATCGCGCTTCCCTCTATTGAAGATACCGCTAATGTGACAGCGCAACTCAAACGCATTCAATATACTGGCAAAATTGCTGCAATTGCACGCTATGAAGATGAGGTAGAGCCACTCATCGAGCACGGAGTGGATAAAGTTTTTAATTTCTTCACTGAGGCTGGCTTGGGCTTTGCTGAAGAAAGTATGTCTTGGGCTGGATTAAATGAGCAATCTAATTGA
- a CDS encoding ATP-binding cassette domain-containing protein has protein sequence MSNIVVENLYHSYGAKPALQAIDLVIRPGFNVILGPNGAGKSTLFSLLTGILPAQKGQVRYDQQDIKTQRRSIMHRLGVVFQQPTLDLNLSVQQNLTYFGALHGIAKVSVMRQCEPLLQSFGLAKRLSDSTRSLNQGHRRRLEIIRALIHQPQFLLLDEATVGLDADTRQLVLNTLREYVTVNNVTLLWTTHLMDEVDMEDALTLLHKGKVKAQGKTEDLLAHAKCSSVFEWYCSLTQTVEAM, from the coding sequence ATGTCCAATATTGTTGTTGAAAACCTTTATCACAGCTATGGTGCAAAACCTGCGTTACAAGCCATTGACCTGGTTATACGGCCAGGTTTTAATGTCATACTAGGCCCCAATGGTGCTGGCAAAAGCACTTTGTTCAGCCTGTTGACCGGTATTCTTCCAGCGCAAAAAGGTCAGGTTCGCTATGACCAGCAAGATATCAAAACCCAGCGTCGGTCAATCATGCATCGCTTGGGTGTGGTTTTTCAACAGCCCACCTTAGATCTCAACTTATCGGTACAACAAAATCTAACCTATTTTGGCGCTTTACACGGCATTGCCAAAGTGTCTGTTATGCGACAATGTGAACCACTCTTACAATCTTTTGGCTTAGCTAAACGCTTGAGCGATAGTACACGTTCGCTCAATCAAGGGCATCGACGCAGGTTAGAAATCATTCGAGCATTGATTCATCAGCCCCAATTTTTATTACTCGATGAAGCCACCGTTGGCCTAGACGCAGATACAAGGCAGTTGGTACTCAACACGCTTAGGGAGTATGTAACGGTCAACAATGTGACGTTGTTGTGGACTACGCATTTGATGGATGAAGTAGACATGGAAGATGCGCTTACTTTGTTACACAAAGGAAAAGTAAAAGCCCAGGGGAAAACCGAAGATTTGTTAGCACACGCGAAGTGCAGTTCCGTGTTTGAATGGTACTGTTCACTGACTCAAACTGTGGAAGCAATGTAA
- a CDS encoding alpha/beta fold hydrolase encodes MLGAMVYQQMMRLEAQLYGFSAHEHTIGAVQWHYLNNHNEGKPKLVLLHGFSATHSVWLRCARHLTRDFHILIPDLPGHGESSYAQELNYSVPNQTSRLHELLMHLKWRDTLIAGNSMGGFMAAQYALDFAHNTRGIICVDPAGVVSQQPSKLERHARQGRNPFFMDEASQFDAFYAMTMAKPPFMPTFIRKALALQYVAQKSRLQHIFKDFYNLNEFLNERLGDIRTPVLLLWGAKDELIDISCAPIWQQGTQGISVVWDDLGHMPMLEAPNLVAQEIKRFLP; translated from the coding sequence ATGTTAGGCGCAATGGTTTATCAACAGATGATGCGTCTAGAGGCTCAGTTGTATGGATTTTCAGCGCATGAGCATACCATTGGTGCTGTGCAATGGCATTACTTGAATAATCACAATGAAGGTAAGCCCAAACTGGTATTGTTACATGGCTTTAGTGCGACCCATTCGGTATGGCTTCGCTGTGCTCGGCACTTAACGCGTGATTTTCATATTCTAATTCCAGACCTACCAGGACATGGTGAATCGAGTTATGCACAAGAATTGAATTATTCAGTGCCCAATCAAACCTCAAGGTTACATGAGTTATTAATGCACTTAAAATGGCGTGATACACTCATTGCAGGAAACTCGATGGGCGGATTTATGGCTGCTCAGTACGCGTTGGATTTTGCACACAATACTCGAGGTATTATTTGTGTAGATCCTGCGGGCGTTGTCAGTCAACAACCGAGTAAATTAGAACGACATGCTCGCCAAGGCCGGAATCCGTTTTTTATGGATGAAGCATCACAGTTTGACGCCTTCTATGCTATGACTATGGCAAAACCACCATTTATGCCAACATTTATTCGCAAAGCGTTAGCCTTGCAATATGTCGCGCAAAAAAGCCGTTTACAGCATATATTTAAAGATTTTTATAATCTAAATGAGTTTCTAAACGAACGTCTAGGTGACATTCGTACCCCAGTTTTATTATTATGGGGCGCTAAAGATGAACTTATTGATATCTCTTGTGCGCCGATATGGCAACAAGGCACTCAAGGAATTAGTGTCGTGTGGGACGATCTAGGGCACATGCCAATGCTCGAAGCCCCTAATTTAGTCGCACAGGAGATCAAACGATTCTTACCATAG